One genomic segment of Clavelina lepadiformis chromosome 3, kaClaLepa1.1, whole genome shotgun sequence includes these proteins:
- the LOC143448331 gene encoding heat shock 70 kDa protein 12A-like, whose amino-acid sequence MDGHQSSKSDMKMIRNWGKESYREKLSVVHAPAPPGCEGRTRVVPVTVETSDDSNTVSSDDDESLSTLYEAEEEPLDIKEPDEELDDDDIIIDSTTSSSTLTVIHRKDDSLDDIDDIIETPKNVSMTSVATIGSKERTRVTRRLPEESSFIGTFIRGKLKAIHKPEITKRQRLATGREDVTLVRRSSSAKAEYAMYKEEEFTSSQKDETSSLNTSRSSLSSGFLSMTPRPPHFVVVAIDFGTTYSGYAFSFVHQPESVHLMRKWSGGDPGITNQKTPTVVLLRPSGEFHSFGFEARDFYHDLDANEAKKWIYLDRFKMKLHCDQTLSKATQLEAANGTLVPALKVFAHALRFFRHHALQELSDELGTRMRSNDVRWVVTVPAIWRPQAKQFMRQAAYQAGLATEHYPEQLVIALEPEAASIFCRKSRFTQLQNPMNDDVTVEDTLTIGSQYMVVDCGGGTVDVTIHEVLGGAGLKEVEAASGDAMGSVSVDREFENLLKKIFGEKFISTFQRKRPIGWVDMMIAWESRKRSTTPDRTSPLNVALPFSFIDLHRKIRGFSVETAIRNLSDSNIKWSPQGMLRISSSLMQDLFAPTLNAITTHVTSHLNKTISHIFLVGGFVDSPMLQRAVRNAVGNRVKVIIPPDASLTILKGAVLFGLDPTAVRMRTSHMTYGVGVLNRYVTALHPTSKMLTRGSDVWCKDVFDAYVKSGDVIALGDVVQRSYAPVRPNQTEIVINFYSCPRPEIQFIDEHDVIKCATLRIKLPVAHAMPPMRRRELRISMMFGDTEIKIDCVDVTTGSRADARADFLS is encoded by the exons CCGGGAAAAGCTTTCGGTAGTTCACGCACCAGCGCCACCTGGCTGCGAAGGGAGAACCAGAGTTGTTCCGGTTACCGTAGAAACAAGTGACGACAGCAATACAGTAAGCAGTGATGACGATG AAAGTCTCTCGACTTTGTACGAGGCGGAGGAGGAACCTCTCGATATCAAAGAGCCCGACGAAGAGCTTGATgatgatgacatcataatcgACAGTACGACGTCATCGTCAACTTTGACCGTCATCCACAGGAAAGACGACTCGCTGGATGACATTGATGACATCATAGAGACCCCTAAAAACGTCTCGATGACGAGCGTGGCAACGATTGGCTCAAAAGAAAGAACAAGAGTGACGCGACG ACTGCCCGAGGAATCCAGTTTTATTGGAACGTTCATCAGAGGAAAGCTGAAAGCCATTCACAAGCCTG AGATAACAAAACGTCAGCGACTGGCTACGGGACGCGAGGATGTTACACTAGTGCGTAGATCGTCATCAGCAAAAGCGGAATACGCGATGTATAAAGAGGAAGAATTTACCAGTTCTCAAAAAGATGAAACGTCATCATTAAATACGTCACGGTCTTCATTATCGTCCGG ATTTTTATCCATGACACCTAGACCTCCGCACTTCGTAGTCGTTGCGATAGACTTTGGAACGACTTACAG TGGATACGCGTTTAGTTTTGTCCATCAACCAGAGTCTGTCCACTTGATGCGAAAATGGTCGGGCGGTGACCCAGGAATAACCAATCAAAAAACGCCAACAGTTGTACTACTCCGTCCATCG GGCGAATTTCATTCTTTTGGATTCGAAGCACGTGATTTTTATCATGATCTGGACGCAAATGAAGCAAAGAAGTGGATTTACTTGGATCGATTCAAGATGAAACTTCATTGTGATCAA ACTTTGAGCAAGGCCACCCAGCTCGAAGCTGCCAACGGGACACTTGTACCTGCCCTAAAAGTGTTCGCACACGCATTACGATTCTTCAGGCATCACGCTCTTCAG GAATTATCAGATGAGCTTGGCACACGCATGCGCAGTAACGACGTGCGCTGGGTAGTCACCGTACCTGCTATCTGGCGCCCTCAGGCGAAACAATTTATGAGACAAGCAGCATACCAA GCAGGATTAGCGACTGAACATTATCCGGAGCAACTCGTTATCGCTCTTGAACCGGAAGCCGCGTCGATATTCTGCCGCAAATCACGTTTCACTCAGCTGCAGAACCCTAtgaatgatgacgtcacagtagAAGACACCTTGACGATCGGAAGTCAGTACATGGTGGTCGATTGTGGGGGAGGTAccgttgacgtcacaattcaTGAAGTCCTCGGAGGGGCAGGGTTAAAAGAGGTAGAAGCGGCGAGTGGAGACGCAATGGGAAGCGTGTCTGTAGACAGGGAATTCGAAAATCTTTTGAAGAAGATATTCGGGGAGAAGTTCATCTCCACTTTTCAAAGAAAGCGACCCATAGGATGG GTGGACATGATGATTGCCTGGGAGTCTCGAAAGCGATCGACCACGCCCGACCGTACTTCGCCGCTAAATGTCGCTTTGCCGTTTTCATTCATCGATTTACATCGGAAAATTCGAGGTTTTTCGGTAGAGACCGCGATTCGAAATCTGTCTGACAGCAACATCAAATGGTCTCCACAG GGAATGCTGCGAATATCGTCATCACTCATGCAAGATTTGTTCGCTCCCACCTTGAACGCCATCACAACCCATGTTACAAGCCACTTAAATAAGACTATCTCCCATATTTTCCTCGTCGGTGGTTTTGTGGACTCCCCAATGCTTCAAAGAGCGGTCCGTAACGCGGTTGGGAACCGTGTTAAGGTCATAATCCCACCTGATGCCAGCCTGACTATTTTGAAAGGGGCCGTTTTGTTCGGATTGGACCCGACCGCAGTGCGAATGCGTACCAGTCACATGACATATGGCGTCG GGGTCTTGAACAGATACGTCACTGCTCTACACCCGACCTCGAAAATGCTCACAAGGGGATCCGATGTTTGGTGCAAGGACGTATTTGATGCTTACGTCAAATCAGGTGACGTAATTGCCCTCGGTGACGTCGTGCAACGAAGTTACGCTCCTGTTCGACCGAATCAGACCGAAATCGTCATCAACTTTTACAGCTGCCCGCGTCCTGAAATCCAATTCATCGACGAACACGACGTCATCAAATGCGCTACGTTACGCATCAAATTGCCAGTGGCGCATGCCATGCCACCAATGCGGCGTCGTGAATTAAGAATTTCGATGATGTTTGGTGACACTGAGATAAAAATAGACTGCGTTGACGTAACGACGGGATCTCGTGCCGATGCCCGAGCAGATTTTCTCTCATAA